A genome region from Sardina pilchardus chromosome 22, fSarPil1.1, whole genome shotgun sequence includes the following:
- the tbkbp1 gene encoding TANK-binding kinase 1-binding protein 1, which produces MESLFGGELGLLGGGEGGGLKEDGGCGGVGWRGSPSPEDMYSASNFALITAYQEIKSRLAGLERENSSIKRKLKIYEIKFPMISEFGEDRNSYCSFEPKETALLQSENGNLQQRVNMLTHELQKSKEREEQLEDVIQAYEKIHMEKTNLQRDLDKMTSLVEKHVERIHSLEVALRQRENSLHKLNSQLHMLDCPALTLQSSRSLDALSDLKLQQLEAELEGARHEAEGACQREKELKAQCERMQDELRELQDNQRERDMSSTCAQCDVEWIKKVGDEQVNLALAYTELTEELGRLQALSSKQTEILRKVSQEQASPVQRHSPIPQRHSPVPQRHSPVPQRRSPVLQRLSPDMHRRSPSPFAELSDGPASYSCRPPTQHLRASFQGRRSYSEVADPSAYQRPPRFTLDPVSTLPKPRPYVDGYHKQGGPPQSQQQHRPPQSSEDEEEWSCPHPISPARTLGASGGSTMSPGAMRGPASCSAFPIPSRPNTLCPQAYLHAEHAQSWPSINLWMETEEETDMRSCPLCQLIFPMGYPDDALIKHIDSHLENSKI; this is translated from the exons ATGGAGTCTCTGTTCGGTGGGGAGCTCGGCCTGCTGGGCGGAGGCGAGGGCGGAGGCCTGAAGGAAGATGGCGGCTGCGGCGGCGTGGGCTGGCGGGGCTCGCCCTCCCCCGAGGACATGTACTCGGCCTCCAACTTCGCCCTCATCACCGCCTACCAGGAGATCAAGAGCCGGCTGGCGGGCCTGGAGCGCGAGAACAGCAGCATCAAGCGCAAGCTCAAGATCTACGAGATAAAG TTCCCCATGATCAGTGAGTTCGGGGAGGACCGTAACTCCTACTGCTCCTTTGAGCCCAAAGAGACCGCCCTGTTGCAGTCAGAGAACGGCAACCTGCAGCAGAGAGTCAATATGCTCACACACGAG CTCCAGAAGAGTAAGGAGCGggaggagcagctggaggaTGTCATCCAGGCCTACGAGAAGATCCACATGGAGAAGACCAACCTCCAGAGAGACCTGGACAAGATG acgtcTCTGGTGGAGAAGCATGTTGAGCGGATCCACAGTCTGGAGGTGGCCCTGCGTCAGCGTGAGAACTCCCTGCACAAGCTCAACTCCCAGCTGCACA tgcTGGACTGTCCGGCGCTGACCCTGCAGAGCTCCCGTAGTCTGGACGCGCTGTCCGACCTgaagctgcagcagctggaggCGGAGCTGGAGGGGGCGCGGCACGAGGCCGAGGGGGCGTGTCAGCGGGAGAAGGAGCTCAAGGCCCAGTGTGAGCGCATGCAGGACGAGCTGCGCGAGCTGCAGGACAACCAGAGAGAACGc GACATGAGCTCCACCTGTGCCCAGTGTGACGTCGAGTGGATCAAGAAGGTCGGGGACGAACA GGTGAACCTGGCCTTGGCCTACACAGAGCTGACGGAGGAACTGGGTCGACTGCAGGCCCTCAGCTCCAAGCAGACGGAGATCCTGAGGAAGGTGTCCCAGGAGCAGGCTAGCCCGG tccAGCGCCACTCGCCCATCCCCCAGCGCCACTCGCCCGTGCCCCAGCGCCACTCCCCGGTGCCCCAGAGGCGCTCCCCGGTGCTGCAGCGGCTCTCCCCGGACATGCACCGCCGCTCGCCCTCCCCGTTCGCCGAGCTGAGCGACGGTCCGGCCTCCTACTCCTGCCGGCCGCCCACGCAGCACCTCCGCGCCAGCTTCCAGGGCCGCCGGAGCTACTCGGAGGTGGCCGACCCGTCGGCGTACCAGCGGCCGCCGCGCTTCACCCTGGACCCGGTGTCCACCCTGCCCAAGCCGCGGCCCTACGTGGACGGCTACCACAAGCAGGGAGGACCGCCGCaaagccagcagcagca caga CCGCCGCAGTCGtccgaggacgaggaggagtggagctgcCCGCACCCCATCAGCCCCGCGCGGACTCTCGGGGCCTCCGGGGGCTCCACCATGTCCCCCGGGGCCATGAGGGGCCCGGCGTCCTGCTCGGCGTTCCCCATACCGTCGCGGCCGAACACGCTCTGCCCCCAAGCGTACTTACACGCAGAGCACGCCCAGTCCTGGCCCTCCATCAAC CTGTGGATGGAGACCGAGGAGGAGACGGACATGCGCAGCTGCCCGCTGTGCCAGCTCATCTTCCCCATGGGCTACCCCGACGACGCCCTGATCAAGCACATCGACTCGCACCTGGAGAACAGCAAGATCTGA